Proteins found in one Bacillus sp. (in: firmicutes) genomic segment:
- a CDS encoding glycosyltransferase yields the protein MKKIVHINTNDLRGGAAKVMMRLVESQNSLGFNSRVMAGSKESSHQEVYPFEIKKCLETKCVNGGCIDYDVFGAFSLMENPLVQQADVIHLHNMHGNYFHPYALSMLSHLKPIVWTLHDMQSITGHCSYSFDCQKWLTGCGDCPYPYEYPAIQFDRTHLNLVEKKDIYTHSKLFIVPVAKWIGNIAQQGILQGHPMEVILNGVDVETYRPMNKTAVREKYGIPQNRIIIGAVANGGTFGQERKGGKYVQAVVDQLVNEGHDVLLVNVGGAKQGYEHEYLYHVGYISTEEEMAEVYNTFDLYLFPSIADTCPLVISEAMACGVPVVTFATGGILELVQHGETGFVAPQKDVGQLYAYTEQLVINAELRKESSKAARSYCVTHFDHKLVTKRYLDVYEKAIQHFNDRKDEILYFDLDRVPDVVKKQPEFQLAEQIKGKEIPKTSFDKPVVAIVIDGTEDVSEADVVFVKRDKFNIVAGYFDTMLYKGTMTDVLSSKIVLKRKSGKPFFKLVSAVNSENSTIDTSLGGIFFSASFFKKNKQEILNGKTVHFSSKEEYSTESVCVSVDDYLKLKLQNQVYIYGAGTHTVELLNESEYLRERTVGIIDRNLALIGSKLMNHFDIIALSDVDSRTPILISSASFEEEIYNQLHQTVSNRLIKIYN from the coding sequence GTGAAAAAAATTGTTCATATCAATACAAACGACCTTCGTGGTGGTGCTGCTAAAGTAATGATGAGACTTGTCGAAAGTCAAAATTCATTAGGCTTTAATAGCAGAGTAATGGCTGGCAGCAAGGAGTCTAGTCATCAAGAAGTTTATCCTTTTGAAATAAAGAAATGTTTAGAAACTAAATGTGTTAATGGTGGTTGCATTGATTATGATGTTTTCGGAGCATTCAGTTTAATGGAAAATCCACTTGTTCAACAAGCGGATGTCATTCACCTTCACAACATGCACGGAAACTATTTTCACCCGTATGCCCTCTCTATGCTTTCACATTTAAAGCCAATTGTGTGGACGTTACATGATATGCAATCAATAACTGGACATTGTTCATATTCATTTGATTGCCAAAAATGGTTAACAGGGTGTGGTGATTGCCCATATCCTTATGAATATCCAGCTATTCAGTTTGACCGAACCCATTTGAATTTGGTTGAAAAAAAAGATATCTATACTCACTCTAAACTATTTATAGTGCCAGTAGCTAAGTGGATTGGAAATATAGCCCAACAAGGTATTCTTCAGGGTCACCCCATGGAAGTTATATTAAATGGTGTCGATGTTGAAACATATAGGCCGATGAACAAGACTGCTGTAAGAGAAAAGTATGGTATTCCCCAAAACCGAATCATTATAGGAGCAGTTGCAAATGGTGGTACTTTTGGACAAGAACGTAAAGGTGGAAAATATGTTCAAGCGGTTGTCGATCAATTAGTGAATGAAGGTCACGATGTACTTCTTGTTAATGTCGGTGGTGCAAAGCAAGGTTATGAACATGAGTATTTGTATCATGTTGGCTATATTTCAACAGAAGAAGAAATGGCAGAAGTTTATAATACATTCGACTTATATTTATTTCCATCTATTGCCGATACATGCCCTCTCGTTATTTCTGAAGCTATGGCTTGTGGTGTTCCTGTGGTCACTTTTGCAACAGGTGGTATCCTTGAGCTTGTTCAGCATGGTGAAACAGGTTTTGTTGCCCCGCAGAAAGATGTTGGTCAGTTATATGCTTATACAGAACAGCTAGTAATAAATGCTGAATTACGAAAGGAGTCCAGTAAAGCAGCACGTTCTTATTGTGTCACCCATTTCGATCATAAGTTGGTGACAAAACGGTATTTGGATGTGTATGAAAAAGCTATTCAGCACTTTAATGATAGAAAAGATGAGATTTTGTATTTTGATTTAGATCGTGTGCCAGATGTGGTAAAGAAACAGCCTGAATTTCAACTTGCTGAACAAATAAAAGGAAAGGAAATTCCAAAGACATCCTTTGATAAGCCAGTTGTTGCTATTGTTATTGACGGTACGGAAGATGTTTCAGAGGCAGATGTCGTATTTGTAAAACGCGATAAATTTAATATTGTTGCTGGTTATTTCGACACCATGCTATATAAAGGCACGATGACAGATGTATTATCCAGTAAAATAGTTTTAAAAAGAAAGAGTGGAAAACCATTTTTCAAGTTAGTTTCTGCTGTAAATTCGGAAAACTCCACTATCGATACTTCATTAGGAGGCATTTTTTTCTCTGCTTCTTTTTTTAAAAAAAATAAGCAGGAAATATTGAATGGTAAAACTGTTCACTTTTCCTCAAAAGAGGAGTACTCAACAGAATCTGTATGTGTATCCGTTGATGACTATTTGAAGTTAAAACTTCAAAATCAAGTTTATATATATGGAGCAGGAACGCATACAGTGGAGCTCTTGAATGAAAGTGAGTATTTAAGAGAACGGACTGTAGGTATTATTGACCGCAATCTAGCTTTAATCGGTTCAA
- a CDS encoding FkbM family methyltransferase: MEFRLGYIPKHSLIDMQKFINDNDSFFLFGADNTAVTFRRWLEKQNKVVQGFIDNDNKKIGTILDGLNVTSLNELNVKDSKIIITSIHSHEISKQLENIGLEIFCSYIPFDNYGWINIEKFVDCIGNLFYEKFQKHINEYEEVLAILSDEESKDIYSRVINYRLTALDPIIRGEKGFPLPLNEYRERAKKYNNEVTRLSSLLISKFDYDITDLLSKTLAMQPYVYKDKITNNNLNVVIDAGGFVGDTAMAFAYSSPNGKVYTFEPSSANYRKIKDLEKRFQNIISIQAGLWDEDQFVKLSEIEDQPNASFINENGEDVKVYKLDSYVEQNGIDKVDLIKMDIEGAEYNALIGAVQTIKRDYPDLAICIYHSPEDLWRIPLWIKRNFPEYNIYIDHKDGMNVWGTVCFATVRQ, from the coding sequence ATGGAATTTAGATTGGGCTACATTCCAAAACATTCATTAATAGATATGCAAAAGTTTATCAATGACAATGATAGTTTTTTCCTATTTGGAGCGGATAATACAGCTGTAACCTTTCGTAGATGGTTGGAAAAACAAAACAAGGTTGTTCAAGGATTTATAGACAACGATAATAAAAAAATAGGCACCATTTTAGATGGTCTAAATGTAACAAGTTTAAACGAATTAAATGTTAAAGATTCAAAGATTATAATAACATCAATACATAGTCACGAGATATCTAAGCAGCTAGAAAATATCGGTCTTGAAATTTTTTGTAGTTATATACCATTCGATAATTATGGGTGGATAAATATTGAGAAATTTGTGGATTGTATAGGAAACTTATTTTATGAAAAATTCCAGAAACACATTAATGAATATGAAGAAGTTTTAGCAATATTATCTGATGAGGAATCGAAGGATATATATAGTAGAGTAATTAACTACAGACTTACGGCATTGGATCCTATAATTAGAGGTGAAAAAGGTTTTCCGTTACCATTGAATGAATATAGGGAAAGAGCTAAGAAATATAACAATGAAGTAACTAGGTTAAGTAGTTTGCTAATTTCAAAATTTGATTATGATATCACTGATTTACTTTCCAAAACTCTTGCTATGCAGCCATACGTTTATAAAGATAAAATAACTAACAATAACTTAAATGTAGTGATTGATGCAGGAGGCTTTGTTGGTGATACAGCGATGGCATTTGCATATTCATCTCCTAATGGAAAGGTGTATACATTTGAACCTTCATCTGCCAACTATAGAAAAATTAAAGATTTAGAAAAGCGCTTTCAGAATATTATATCTATTCAAGCAGGATTATGGGATGAGGATCAATTTGTTAAGCTGTCTGAAATAGAGGATCAACCAAATGCCTCTTTTATAAATGAAAATGGTGAAGACGTTAAAGTATATAAGTTAGATTCGTATGTTGAGCAAAATGGTATAGATAAAGTTGATTTAATAAAGATGGACATTGAAGGTGCAGAATATAACGCATTAATAGGGGCTGTTCAAACAATTAAGCGTGATTACCCAGACTTAGCTATTTGTATTTATCATTCACCAGAGGATTTATGGAGAATTCCTTTATGGATAAAGAGAAACTTTCCTGAGTATAATATTTATATTGACCATAAGGATGGAATGAATGTCTGGGGTACTGTCTGTTTCGCAACGGTTAGACAATGA
- a CDS encoding glycosyltransferase family 4 protein: protein MSERIGIFIVKWHVDAQSVNTALLLAENGYKVDVFLHQSITDFYSFPEHDNIKVYHQVVEEELRIILPFLNYKSLDGTYRFQRIVKDKKKIVVFGTGNLSEKLEKHLNISPHYYIDNNTLKHGTKFFGKDIFPIHKVYQENKEDTIIIIASSFYNEMKVQLVNKGFREEEHFFDGRDLLDNYLLNKSYTYFQETIEANNYKCFIGFEKFGLIIAGMLGDTYNIPYIYFSLELLTEDNPWFLEYNLKNLREYERKYHSQSIGTIIQDLDRAQVLFKDNQVSMKNVIEVPVSALGEPLRTKGHFFKEYDSKFKVLYYGQIDSTRFCNEMIAEAQHFPENIQLIFHGWAMNKGYMEEARHLDRNGKVYFSTKLVDFTEIESIVSSVDIGLAFYRSSNLNEKLTGRSSEKIALYLRSGIPVITFNYLTFMKTIHEYRCGICISDFSQLKGAIIEIKTNYSEYQKNAFRCYKEVFEFSGQFQKAANLIDNL from the coding sequence ATGAGTGAAAGAATCGGAATTTTTATTGTCAAATGGCATGTGGATGCTCAATCTGTTAATACAGCGTTACTACTGGCTGAAAACGGCTATAAAGTAGATGTTTTTTTACACCAATCAATAACGGATTTTTATTCTTTTCCAGAGCATGATAACATTAAGGTGTATCACCAAGTGGTTGAAGAGGAATTAAGAATAATTTTACCTTTCTTAAATTATAAATCCTTAGACGGCACATACAGATTTCAAAGGATTGTAAAAGATAAAAAGAAGATAGTTGTGTTTGGTACTGGAAATTTAAGTGAAAAATTAGAAAAGCATCTAAATATTAGTCCACATTATTATATCGATAATAATACTTTAAAGCATGGTACTAAATTTTTTGGTAAAGATATTTTTCCGATTCATAAAGTTTATCAAGAGAATAAAGAAGATACCATTATTATCATAGCAAGTTCATTTTATAATGAAATGAAAGTACAATTAGTGAATAAGGGGTTTAGGGAGGAAGAACACTTTTTTGATGGAAGAGATTTATTAGATAATTATCTCCTAAATAAATCCTATACATATTTTCAAGAAACTATTGAAGCAAATAACTACAAATGCTTTATAGGTTTTGAAAAATTCGGTTTGATAATAGCAGGAATGCTAGGCGATACATACAATATTCCGTATATTTACTTTAGTCTTGAACTATTGACTGAGGACAATCCTTGGTTTTTGGAATATAATTTGAAAAACTTACGTGAGTATGAAAGAAAGTATCACAGCCAATCAATTGGCACAATTATCCAAGACTTAGATCGAGCTCAAGTGCTTTTTAAAGATAATCAAGTTAGTATGAAGAATGTTATCGAAGTTCCTGTGTCAGCACTAGGAGAGCCATTAAGAACAAAAGGTCACTTTTTTAAAGAATACGATTCCAAGTTTAAAGTCCTATATTATGGACAAATTGACTCTACACGCTTTTGTAATGAAATGATTGCTGAAGCACAGCATTTTCCAGAAAATATTCAATTAATATTTCATGGATGGGCAATGAACAAAGGATATATGGAGGAAGCTAGACATTTAGATAGGAATGGAAAAGTTTACTTTTCTACGAAATTGGTTGATTTTACTGAAATTGAGTCAATTGTATCTTCCGTTGATATCGGACTGGCTTTTTATCGTTCTAGTAATCTAAATGAGAAATTAACAGGGAGGTCCTCTGAAAAAATTGCACTTTATTTAAGATCTGGGATACCTGTTATTACTTTTAATTATTTGACTTTTATGAAGACTATTCATGAATATAGGTGTGGGATATGTATTTCTGATTTCAGCCAATTAAAAGGAGCAATAATTGAAATTAAAACGAACTATTCAGAGTATCAAAAAAATGCTTTCAGATGTTATAAAGAAGTTTTTGAATTTAGTGGGCAGTTCCAAAAGGCGGCAAATTTAATAGACAATTTATAA
- a CDS encoding class I SAM-dependent methyltransferase — protein sequence MVTFDKYAEYYDLLYKDKNYQQEVEYIHRLIQEYQPSAKSILELGCGTGKHAILLHKQGYTVHGIDLSGNMVKKAKELLQKETIDGVQFTHGDIRTIRLNETFDVVVSLFHVMSYQTTNEDILKAFSTASTHLKPTGLFIFDCWHGPAVLSEQPETRVKRLENDEIEVVRIAEPTLNLNENTVDVNYDIYITDKGSQKITRFSEVHKMRYLFTNELEFVAKNFGLKRLKSFEFLIGKELDLNSWNACYVFLKE from the coding sequence ATGGTTACCTTTGATAAGTATGCTGAGTACTATGATTTATTGTATAAGGATAAAAATTATCAACAAGAAGTTGAATACATACATAGATTAATACAAGAATATCAACCTAGTGCAAAATCTATTCTGGAACTTGGTTGTGGGACAGGCAAGCATGCAATACTGTTGCATAAACAAGGCTATACTGTGCATGGAATTGATTTAAGTGGAAATATGGTGAAGAAAGCTAAAGAACTACTACAAAAAGAAACAATAGATGGTGTTCAATTTACACATGGCGACATACGTACAATTAGGTTAAATGAAACCTTTGATGTCGTCGTTTCTTTATTCCATGTGATGAGTTATCAAACAACGAATGAGGATATATTGAAGGCATTTTCAACAGCAAGTACTCATCTTAAGCCAACTGGCCTATTTATTTTTGATTGTTGGCATGGACCAGCGGTATTATCAGAACAACCAGAAACAAGGGTAAAACGTTTAGAAAATGATGAAATAGAAGTTGTTAGAATAGCAGAACCTACCCTTAATCTAAATGAAAATACAGTAGATGTAAATTATGATATATATATTACCGATAAAGGGAGTCAAAAAATTACGAGATTTAGCGAAGTACACAAAATGAGATATTTATTCACTAATGAATTGGAATTTGTTGCAAAAAATTTTGGTTTAAAAAGATTAAAGTCATTTGAATTTTTAATAGGAAAAGAATTAGATTTGAATTCTTGGAACGCATGTTATGTATTTCTTAAAGAATAG
- a CDS encoding DegT/DnrJ/EryC1/StrS family aminotransferase has translation MDDFIPVNEPLLVGNEEKYVLECLETGWISSEGPFVQRFEEQMAKTVGRKHGIAVANGTVALELAVKALDISLNDEVIVPTFTIISCAAAVVRVGAKPVFVDCDSDTWNIDVNKIEEKVNERTKAIMIVHIYGLPVDIDPIIEIANRYNLKIIEDAAEMHGQTYKGRPCGSFGDISIFSFYPNKHITTGEGGMVLTDNEAIAERCRSLKNLCFNSKRRFVHDELGFNYRMTNMQAALGVAQLEQLDYFIGKKREMGRLYTELLLDVPGLQLPVTETSYAKNIYWVYGLVLKENVPFDNEDIMKRLANKKIGTRPFFWPMHEQPIFKKMGLINEESLPNAEKIARRGFYIPSGLGLTGDQIYQVAKVVRDAMTEGWANGYL, from the coding sequence TTGGATGATTTTATTCCAGTAAATGAGCCACTATTAGTAGGTAACGAAGAAAAGTATGTACTAGAATGTCTTGAAACTGGCTGGATTTCATCTGAGGGGCCATTTGTTCAAAGATTTGAGGAACAGATGGCTAAAACTGTTGGTCGTAAGCATGGGATTGCAGTTGCAAATGGAACAGTTGCACTTGAATTAGCAGTTAAAGCATTAGATATTAGTCTTAACGATGAAGTCATTGTACCTACTTTTACGATTATATCATGTGCAGCTGCAGTAGTAAGGGTGGGGGCTAAACCAGTATTTGTTGATTGTGATTCAGATACTTGGAATATAGATGTTAATAAAATTGAGGAAAAAGTAAATGAGCGAACGAAGGCAATTATGATTGTTCATATCTACGGATTGCCTGTTGACATCGATCCAATTATTGAAATAGCCAATAGGTACAATTTAAAGATTATTGAAGATGCAGCAGAAATGCATGGGCAAACTTATAAAGGGAGACCATGTGGTAGCTTCGGTGATATTAGCATATTTAGTTTTTATCCAAATAAACATATTACCACTGGTGAAGGTGGCATGGTTTTAACTGATAACGAAGCAATAGCTGAACGCTGCCGTTCTTTAAAGAATCTTTGTTTTAATTCAAAGCGTCGCTTTGTTCATGATGAGTTAGGATTTAATTACCGAATGACGAATATGCAAGCTGCGCTAGGTGTTGCACAATTAGAACAGTTAGATTATTTTATCGGAAAAAAGCGAGAAATGGGAAGATTATATACTGAATTGCTTTTAGATGTTCCAGGTTTGCAATTACCAGTTACTGAAACATCTTATGCCAAAAATATATATTGGGTATATGGTTTAGTGTTGAAAGAAAACGTTCCTTTCGACAATGAGGACATCATGAAGAGATTAGCTAATAAGAAAATAGGAACACGTCCTTTCTTCTGGCCAATGCATGAGCAGCCTATCTTCAAGAAAATGGGCCTCATAAACGAGGAATCTTTACCAAATGCTGAAAAGATTGCTCGCAGGGGATTTTATATTCCAAGCGGTCTAGGACTAACTGGGGACCAGATATACCAAGTTGCAAAAGTAGTTCGCGATGCAATGACAGAGGGGTGGGCTAATGGTTACCTTTGA
- a CDS encoding class I SAM-dependent methyltransferase, whose amino-acid sequence MEKAILFGASTLGEFAFNNLSQKYSIEYFCDNDKHKIGKTIQGITIINPDTLINYTNHLVIITSSYVTEIVMQLEKMGINNFMIFNIRYELGTNITTQNSYIPLYSLTEKVEKGKKIIDILEEEKGVVGRSLNIFNSIKKHINMEALRDICEIGPGNGWFLDRFSEYFDFRNVNYYIYEPSIDWEIWLKKNYNVISRKVSGNKLGDEKGCSCDFVHAHAVLVYLNHIDIFSYLKEMIRVTKNGGYICFNILPLEEHYIKDIELWQEKGMNFPIFYSNKLVTELFLGKCKLLTTFTTAYGPTFSRYYLFEKL is encoded by the coding sequence TTGGAAAAAGCTATACTATTTGGGGCATCTACTTTAGGAGAATTTGCTTTTAATAATTTATCACAAAAATATTCAATTGAATACTTTTGTGATAATGATAAGCATAAAATTGGCAAAACAATTCAGGGTATTACAATTATAAATCCAGATACTTTAATAAATTATACCAATCACTTGGTAATTATAACAAGTTCTTATGTAACGGAGATTGTAATGCAACTTGAAAAAATGGGTATAAATAATTTTATGATATTTAATATTAGGTATGAGTTGGGAACTAATATAACAACACAAAATTCTTATATACCCCTATATAGTCTCACGGAAAAGGTTGAAAAGGGTAAAAAAATAATTGATATATTAGAAGAAGAGAAAGGGGTGGTAGGTAGAAGTTTAAATATTTTTAATTCTATAAAAAAACATATAAATATGGAAGCCCTTAGGGATATATGTGAAATAGGACCTGGAAATGGGTGGTTTTTAGATAGATTTAGTGAATATTTTGATTTTAGGAATGTTAATTATTATATATACGAGCCTTCTATTGACTGGGAAATTTGGCTTAAAAAAAACTATAATGTAATTTCAAGAAAGGTTTCGGGCAATAAGCTTGGAGACGAGAAGGGCTGTTCGTGTGATTTTGTACATGCACACGCAGTTTTGGTTTATCTAAACCATATAGATATATTTAGCTATCTAAAAGAAATGATAAGAGTAACAAAAAATGGTGGGTATATTTGTTTTAATATTCTACCATTGGAAGAGCACTACATAAAAGACATTGAATTATGGCAAGAAAAAGGAATGAACTTTCCTATTTTTTATTCGAACAAATTAGTAACTGAATTATTTTTAGGGAAATGTAAATTACTAACAACATTTACAACTGCCTACGGACCAACGTTTTCTAGATATTATTTGTTTGAAAAATTATAA
- a CDS encoding adenylyltransferase/cytidyltransferase family protein, whose translation MKKVIYTAGVFDLFHLGHLNLIKTAKDLGNHLIVGVSTDELVYQYKGYFPVVPFYERKEIVNSIKWVDEVVPQTDRNKFLAWELLGFDIWVVGDDWFGDPYYMDLKCQFESVGVETVFLPYTKNVSSSLRIKEICEKQPRSEQKCQIKY comes from the coding sequence GTGAAAAAAGTAATATATACTGCTGGAGTTTTTGATTTGTTTCATTTAGGGCATCTAAATTTAATAAAAACTGCAAAAGATTTGGGTAACCATCTAATAGTAGGAGTTAGCACTGATGAGCTTGTGTATCAATATAAAGGTTATTTTCCTGTTGTCCCTTTTTATGAGCGAAAGGAAATAGTGAATTCAATTAAGTGGGTAGATGAAGTTGTACCTCAAACAGATCGAAATAAGTTTTTGGCATGGGAATTATTAGGATTTGATATTTGGGTTGTTGGTGACGATTGGTTTGGCGATCCATATTATATGGATTTAAAATGCCAATTTGAAAGTGTTGGTGTAGAAACAGTTTTTTTACCATATACTAAAAATGTTTCTTCTTCTTTGAGAATTAAGGAGATATGTGAAAAACAACCACGGAGTGAACAAAAATGTCAGATAAAATATTAA
- a CDS encoding motility associated factor glycosyltransferase family protein — MFIDNINYLRQNHRHIRDLLQQYESRAFENNIDIIETKSGLPTIQVMRDNQPQFIHSKYDPKKEAEKFIDQFDQEINEYEHVLFYGVGLGYHIEAFMSRFPQFTFSIYEPNLEIFYEYTKHRSINELPVHRLKEIYIETSREAGQQFLTRLTNSMQERILLVVLPSYERIYHDKFKAFIEDFKESMETKRFSFYTDTKFSARWTLNSLINFPKTISTPNILDGFESCFKDKPLIIVSAGPSLEEEYENLRYIKENKLAYIFAVGSANRALVAQNIMPDAVCTYDPQEHNYNVFASIIENGIDTIPMIFGTSVGFETLNWYQGPKLHMVTSQDTVGQYYLQNKDRTSINVIDDSPTIAAITFQLAAKLGCNPVLFAGQNLAFKNEQFYSKDVEYNKRNRPIEVEEKDRQHVLLVDDVYGNKVETTPSFNNMRDNIEWYVAQFPEIEAINTTKGGAAIAGTTFQPLEELIKERFNSPVVVEDWYKSCENNYDLAYTTERLTKMERSITEFRKLYKEIMSIFADMEKHTQSRNENKLSKSIVKFDKLMKKIVVNDCYVCYIQPVNRTQYQALSIRAANIRKQTNEMDKAKLIMESFYPYLERCKLTLEQIAGSLYKVHGEARHFIERDQYKFYPSDCGAFQYIGEWEKQKYTLGKTIDYPIKQHLANKKDALVRFRFTGTELKILGSKNKEGSSKIRITIDGKSENISVKTSSIDSSDVPNINQLLYTKGNLDNTEHLVEMKLLDDNLFLFTGVGISQAGRLYHVDEVTNIEQLEIGKRIRCHYKASYNKVGEFGGLGEERKGFIPPESSAFPDGDFYFIMVDEDDGGKKLIADRNVQHSISWKNIDSAIDGLFKKISVKNIIRLPTGGSNLMDIENDWIRYIVNSNLEWFSNVGISSWTATEIEGNPNRRVRRGKNDKIQYIYNEFTEINFFHSSIGFRPILLMDS; from the coding sequence ATGTTTATTGATAATATAAATTATTTACGACAAAATCATCGTCATATTCGTGATCTACTCCAACAATATGAAAGCAGAGCATTTGAAAATAATATAGATATTATTGAAACGAAATCGGGCTTGCCGACTATTCAAGTTATGAGGGATAATCAACCGCAATTTATTCACAGTAAATACGATCCGAAAAAAGAAGCAGAAAAATTCATTGACCAATTTGACCAAGAAATAAATGAGTATGAACATGTTCTATTTTATGGTGTTGGATTGGGATACCATATTGAAGCATTTATGAGCCGCTTTCCGCAGTTTACATTTTCAATCTATGAGCCTAATCTTGAAATTTTTTATGAATATACAAAACACCGTTCAATAAATGAGTTGCCTGTCCATCGTTTAAAAGAAATCTATATTGAAACATCAAGAGAAGCAGGGCAACAATTTTTAACAAGGTTAACGAACAGTATGCAAGAAAGAATTTTATTAGTAGTTTTGCCAAGTTACGAAAGAATTTATCACGATAAATTCAAAGCTTTTATTGAAGACTTTAAAGAATCAATGGAAACGAAGCGGTTTAGCTTTTATACAGATACGAAATTTAGTGCCCGCTGGACATTAAATAGTTTAATTAACTTCCCAAAAACAATTTCAACACCAAATATATTAGATGGATTTGAGTCGTGTTTTAAGGATAAGCCATTAATTATTGTATCAGCAGGCCCATCGTTGGAAGAAGAATATGAAAATTTGAGATATATTAAAGAGAATAAATTAGCTTATATATTTGCAGTTGGGTCAGCAAATCGGGCCTTAGTTGCCCAAAATATTATGCCTGATGCTGTTTGCACATATGATCCTCAAGAACATAATTACAATGTATTTGCAAGTATTATTGAAAACGGAATAGATACAATTCCGATGATATTTGGAACAAGTGTTGGTTTTGAAACATTGAACTGGTATCAAGGTCCGAAGCTTCATATGGTGACAAGTCAAGATACAGTGGGGCAATATTATTTACAAAATAAAGACCGTACAAGTATCAATGTAATTGATGATTCCCCTACAATTGCGGCGATTACTTTTCAATTGGCTGCAAAATTAGGCTGCAATCCAGTACTATTTGCCGGGCAAAATCTAGCATTTAAAAATGAACAATTTTATTCTAAAGATGTTGAGTATAATAAGAGAAATCGCCCGATTGAAGTAGAAGAAAAAGACCGCCAGCATGTCCTGTTAGTTGACGATGTATATGGCAATAAAGTTGAAACGACACCATCATTTAATAATATGAGGGATAATATTGAATGGTATGTAGCGCAGTTTCCAGAAATAGAAGCCATTAATACGACAAAAGGCGGCGCAGCCATTGCTGGCACGACATTTCAACCATTGGAAGAACTAATTAAAGAACGGTTTAATTCGCCAGTCGTGGTCGAAGATTGGTATAAATCATGCGAAAATAATTACGATTTAGCGTATACAACGGAACGATTGACGAAAATGGAGCGTTCTATTACAGAATTTCGCAAGTTGTATAAAGAGATTATGTCAATCTTTGCAGATATGGAAAAGCACACACAATCCAGAAATGAAAATAAACTCTCTAAAAGCATCGTAAAATTTGATAAGCTGATGAAAAAAATAGTCGTCAATGATTGCTATGTATGCTATATCCAGCCAGTTAATCGGACGCAGTATCAAGCGCTGAGCATACGGGCGGCTAATATTCGGAAACAGACAAATGAAATGGATAAGGCTAAGTTGATTATGGAATCATTTTATCCGTATTTAGAGCGGTGTAAGCTGACGTTGGAACAGATTGCTGGGAGTTTGTATAAAGTACATGGGGAAGCACGGCACTTTATTGAACGTGATCAATATAAATTTTACCCTAGTGATTGTGGTGCCTTTCAATATATAGGTGAGTGGGAAAAACAAAAATATACACTTGGAAAAACAATTGACTATCCAATTAAACAACATTTAGCAAATAAAAAAGATGCGCTTGTACGATTTAGATTTACAGGAACTGAATTGAAAATTTTAGGTTCAAAAAATAAAGAAGGATCCAGTAAGATTCGGATAACCATTGACGGTAAATCTGAGAATATTTCAGTAAAAACGTCTAGCATTGATTCTAGTGATGTTCCAAATATTAATCAATTATTATATACAAAAGGAAATTTAGATAACACTGAGCATTTAGTGGAAATGAAACTATTAGATGATAATTTGTTTTTGTTTACTGGTGTTGGAATATCACAGGCAGGACGCTTGTATCATGTTGATGAAGTGACAAATATTGAACAATTAGAAATTGGTAAGAGGATTCGTTGTCATTATAAAGCGAGTTATAATAAAGTTGGTGAGTTTGGTGGTTTAGGTGAGGAAAGGAAAGGGTTTATACCACCAGAATCCAGTGCATTTCCAGATGGGGATTTTTATTTTATTATGGTGGATGAAGATGATGGAGGGAAGAAGCTAATTGCAGATCGGAATGTGCAGCATAGTATTTCGTGGAAAAATATAGATAGCGCAATAGATGGATTATTTAAAAAAATATCTGTTAAAAATATTATTAGATTACCAACTGGTGGTTCAAACTTAATGGATATTGAAAATGATTGGATAAGATATATAGTTAATAGCAATTTAGAGTGGTTTTCCAATGTTGGAATAAGTTCGTGGACGGCTACCGAAATAGAAGGAAATCCTAATCGCAGAGTGAGAAGAGGAAAAAATGATAAAATTCAATATATTTACAACGAGTTTACAGAAATCAACTTTTTTCATTCGAGTATAGGCTTTAGACCAATTTTATTAATGGATAGTTAG